caATTGATAGATTGCTTTCTTATGAGAGAAACAAATGATCAAGcacttgaaatttcaattaatattggaataaataagttttttcaCCTCCTGAAAAATCAGGTTTTTTATTACTTATCTGCTTGTGTCCTAACACACTGGGTATGATAAGGTAGAATTTAGTTTGTATATAGcaatagattataatattctacTACCGCATTTTAAGTtaagaatgtcaataaaatgtTAGATCCttctaaaaaaagtaaattcgtatggcttttgttggtggtcccaccgcctgaatatataatttaagccgttaatgggccttacgactgtcgtacttcagccgggaccgacagtttaaagTTTAGATCCTTctaatagaatagaaagaaaaatatgcCCAACAGTATATAATGATATAGTTTTAAATGTTGACTGCTGTGTTATTCTTGTCGATGCGATCTCAAGGGCCTTCaacaataaaatgattttattgctCACTGAGGAAAGTTATGAGAGCTCGAGTACTTGTCCATCAAAAAAAAGAAAACTATATCAGAACTACCTACATTTCACAATAGGTgtatatcattatttttaagcttcaaacaaaatacaatattatataaaataatactttAGAAAGTTGAAATTAACGATAGGATAGAGAATGTTATATTCagataaaatatcatataaaaTACTTTATACTTTTTAGTTCACATTAACGATAgagtatataataaaaaaacatattcaGTAAAATATTGGAacatatgaaaaattgaaaaaacaatataaaaaattgtagtaccctttattaaaaactttaaaatattttaacgactagttttgatcataggtcattttcaagttaaaatgtggaaaataaacaagttgatacaagttttgaatattgtttttgttgatttgaaaacaaaagtagcccatataagtggagTGATTTTATGGAACATATATTTTTGTTGAGGATTTCAGagtttattttatattagtATCAGTGACCGGTtcagtaaaaatattatttccatgAGTTGTAAATGGGAGTATTCACACTCAGCCGGCCAAgcaagtatgaatagtcccattagagcGTATTTGAATGATATTATTACTGTACTTGACACATTAAATGATACTTATATGTAGGAATGCACCTTTACTTGACGAGAGACGCCCAAAAAAATGGGTCTCATTGTGAATGTATTACATTGAGGATTAATTTCTCACTACAATTATCATTCTTCACTAATTGAGTGGAAAGAACACCCACTTCTTCACTATTATACTGCCTGTTCCTTaaagaaatcaataatcaatttagCTAATTTGAAGCTACCTATTTAATTGATgctcaaacaatcaatcaatgtaaTTAGGTCACTACATTGAATTAGGTACTAGTTTTTCAGTTCAGTATTCGAGTACAGTTTCCAGGTTTGAAATGGCTCAGCAGCCCTTATTCTTGAGCTCAAACTCAAATTTCGAGTCATCTGTTAGACCGATCTATATTTTTAGCAGAATCCTGGGATTGGCACCATTCAATCTGCCCTCTTATAAGATTTCCTACAAAGATGGCGTTTATTCATTGATTCTAGCCAGCCTTGTTATCTATGATGTCGTGCAtagaatgaaaattaaaaattttgatacATTGCCAAAAATTGGGAAGATTCTGATAACAATTGAACAGTTCAATATTTGTGTTAATGCTGTAATTTGTTGGATTCTAGCATTTTTGAGATTCGGCAGAATGTCTGTCAGTCTGAGAGGATTTCTAGAAGCTGAAAAGCTTAtcggaaaattgaaaatttctctcCCACATGCATTATATTTGAAACATcagaaaattcatatttttgttgtaataatgacaattttgatcaaattttttcTCGAGTTTTTCATAGACGATGGCATACATTTCGGATTCTTGGTAGTGAATCTAGTAAACTATATAGTTCTGCTTCAGTTTATAGATATTGTACTGCTGTATCGATCGTATTTCAAAATTCTGAATGACCAGttgaatcatttgaaaaataacaaCATATCTTTCCAAATCCCTCGACACCATACCACACTGAATGAGAACCTACTGAAGACAAATTTCATCGCCGATGTGACGGGTCCTTGTAAGAACGTAGCTATCTACAGATTGAGAATCATACGAGAAACTCATAGATTTTTGTACAGTTTACAAACTGAGTTTTCGGCTTTCTTCTCTTTCCAACTGCTGTGTAGTATATCTAGTATATTTGTATCTATAATACAGAATCTGTATTTTTTCGCACTTTTTGCTTTCGGGGTGCTGGCAATGTACAATCCACGTT
Above is a window of Nilaparvata lugens isolate BPH chromosome 4, ASM1435652v1, whole genome shotgun sequence DNA encoding:
- the LOC111050852 gene encoding putative gustatory receptor 28a isoform X2, encoding MTILIKFFLEFFIDDGIHFGFLVVNLVNYIVLLQFIDIVLLYRSYFKILNDQLNHLKNNNISFQIPRHHTTLNENLLKTNFIADVTGPCKNVAIYRLRIIRETHRFLYSLQTEFSAFFSFQLLCSISSIFVSIIQNLYFFALFAFGVLAMYNPRFWMSMVNALLTALLNFVILVILVQVCTITSEELLLFSNQLSHEKVVFTACGFFNLDFTLINTVFGAVSTYMIILIQFQITS
- the LOC111050852 gene encoding putative gustatory receptor 28a isoform X1, with the translated sequence MTILIKFFLEFFIDDGIHFGFLVVNLVNYIVLLQFIDIVLLYRSYFKILNDQLNHLKNNNISFQIPRHHTTLNENLLKTNFIADVTGPCKNVAIYRLRIIRETHRFLYSLQTEFSAFFSFQLLCSISSIFVSIIQNLYFFALFAFGVLAMYNPRFWMSMVNALLTALLNFVILVILVQVCTITSEEVSNTSILVHALLNNEDTNSDLNEDLLLFSNQLSHEKVVFTACGFFNLDFTLINTVFGAVSTYMIILIQFQITS